The segment GTACAACCACCCTATTTATcgatcaagtggtattagagtagtTGCATActttctttttttcttgttttattgatTAGATTGGTTAGACATGTATTCCATTTGCAAAGTCAAGTGGGAAAgaaattttaatattcttaattaTGAAATTGAACCAAGAAAGTGTTTATGAATGGTGAGGACAATGAGAATGGATAAGGAAGATGATAGGGAGGCTATATTTTGGATGttggaagagattttgatgaaacATTTATTGTCAATGGGAATCCTGATAGGTTGGAAAACATGATGCTTTCCTTGATAGTGAAATAAAAAATCTCAAATAAGCAACATGAAGAAGATGACACATAAATGCAAGTATAGAGCAAGGGAGAAttcacaataaaataataataattgaaagTTGAATGCTGAGATGGATTTCCGATTGTATGATGGAGAGAGTGTCGGTATCTCAAATAGagttttaatttatttcatttgcaaCATAAAAATTTAAGACttcaatattttttttaagaaTTCTCTTACTTATTAGAGCTATGCACACTTCTTAAAAAATATCTCAATTTTTCAAATGGGCAGACTTAAAAATCACAATAAAGAAATAGTTCTACCTAATTTTTTTTATGAGAAAGACTGATACAAAGAATTATTTGAAGTAAAAACATGGGAAATAATAGAATAATCCCAACTGAAATGTCTTCATTGGCTTGATAGTTCCTACACCAAAACTAACGTTGATTTGTTACTCTGATTGCACACTATTTTTGAACAACATACTCAACTTGCAATGGTAATATTATTATAGGAGAATATCCGGAGTGCTTTGAAAAAAATAGCCACATGTACAGATATTGGAAGCTGCAAATAAGGTAATATGATGAGcattcaatcaaataaataaaattgaacacaccaattattattaattaaattattaaaaaataaaataaatgatgagcattcattaataataaataaattaaacttaGGAATTATTAATTAAATGGTTGGAAAATAAGGTAATATGATGAGTTTTCATCTAATTTAATCATTAACTGAAAACCAGCAAACCACCTTTTAGTGTAATGGTAATCCAATAGTTGTTTGACAGTATGAGAATCATTTCTATCGTAAGCTTAACACATAATATAGTCTATCGTCTAAttaaaatacaaatacaaatacaaatacaaacaaATTTTATAATTCTCAAAATAATCTTAACTCAATCAAAAACAATTATTCATTTTAAAAGATGTAAGATTAATAATTTtttgtttctggattcaattgtgtaagaTATTTTTGCATCAAAATAGAGAGTTgaatctagaaataaaaaataCTAATTAAAAATCTAATTCATAAAAGAATGAAGTAATTACTAAACACGTTTACTAACATGTATGACTGTAATTTAAATTTTTACACTCAAAATGTATATGCTGCCTacatttatgatgattttaatcAGCTCTAATTTATGTATCCCATCTGTAACTTGTACAGTAACTCTTCTTCCAATGTAAAACAGTCATTGAGCCATTCCCCGCTATTACTGCGCCGTTCGAAATCTCTCGTCCTATTTGATACGTTAAGTTCAAAaactgcaaaaataaaaaaaatttaattgagtCACATCTGCACACCTTTCTCAAAGCACATAAGAACAAATAATAGATGGCttctttaaaattttgaaataaaaatgtcTGATATTTAACCAAACATGCGTAGAAACATCAAATGTTTTCTACTCCTAATATAACTTCATACTGAAATACCTTCATTTAAGTTGCAAGTTTTTGCACCAATAAATATCCCATCAGGATCAATATATTGTTGGCTAATGATATGTGGAATCAGATTCTCTTTCCTGCAACAAAAAAGGTGTCAGGAAACTATGAAAGTTTGAAGCTTTGTAAAAAAACACGCCTAAAGTACAGCAACTTATCATCATCTACCTTGCCCATAGTGGTATGAGTTTGGCTGGAGTAACATCATCATTGCTATCCTCATCTGAACCATTTGAACCCCCCTCCTCATAAGGTGATAATTCATAAATATCAACATTGATGTTGGATGCATTACTACCCAACATTGACTGCCCTTCTGTTTCATGTGCACCATTTGCACAACTAGTTGACATGCTTGATTCCTGTAACACAATATCATAATGAGCCCTGTATAGACAGTCTCCAAGTATCTTCTATACAAGTTAGATTATTTTGTTAGCTTTCACCATTATTTACAAAATTAACTGACAGTTCCAATTGACTATAGGATTGAATTCATAAGGTGTACCAGTTTACCTTACGAACATATGCCTTTTGGGCCTGAATTGTTGTTCCATTGTGCTGATAGAATTCTTCCATGTTTTTTGCATCCTTCGATGCAAATTTGTCAGAGTTGGCATCCTCCTCTATCCGTCGTCTACACCGAGCAGCTTCCTTTTCTTTGTCTATATGGCGTTGCTTCTTTGCCTTTTCCTCCGTTGCCTTCCTCTTAAGCTCATATTCAACCTGTTTCAATATGTGCAGTTTTTAGCTAATATCATCATATGATTAATCCATTGATGCGGGAAACATGTTATGGTTACTCTTCAGATACCAGAGCATGACACCTCTGTTCTTTTGCTTCCTTCTTTGCATGAAGTTTCTGCTCAAGTTCCTTCTGCTGCTTCTGTGCTTCTTCTAATCGCTTATGCATCTGTTCTTTTTTCATCTTATCCTTCCTGTTTTTCCGTTCTTGTTCTCTTTTCTCTTCAAGTCGTTTTGCAGCTTCAGCAGCCTCCAAAGCTTTCACTTTAATATCTCTCTTTCCTGCAGATAAtagattgaattttaaaattttactaACATAAgacattaatttaaaatattacaaGGCTCTAACTCAATTCATCTTAGATGTAATAAATTTTAAAGGAATTTATTACTCACTACAGATAAGATTCTTCACCTTGGATTTCTCCTCTGTATAGTTCGtttgattttttcttttcatgTTCACCACGTTTGGCTAGTTCCTTCCTAATTTTACGTTCTTGTTCTCTTTCCTCTTCAAATCGTTTTGCAACTTCAGAAGCCTTCAAAGCCTTCACTTTGATAGCTCTCTTTCCTGAAAAAGGTGATTGAATTTTAAACATTTTAAGAACATAAGATGATAAATATAAGAATATATGAGTAGAGACATAGTGTTTTCTGCAATACAACTTCATAATAAATTTACCTTTAT is part of the Cryptomeria japonica chromosome 10, Sugi_1.0, whole genome shotgun sequence genome and harbors:
- the LOC131079951 gene encoding vicilin-like seed storage protein At2g18540, which produces MARNGSVECTLLKSHAECSSQVGIDSKLRRAFDLKTKLEQDKLRKLKEKRQKEEIRKKNAAEIAANKRKKEEMERRDREQKRKRLEEAQKQKNAVEITANKRKKEEMERRDREEKRKRFEEAQKQKNAAEIAANKRKKEEMDRRDREEKRKQLEEEKKQQKKLAEKLPAKKEAQEQRRQSLAPSQQYIYPDKIFTGARTCNLNKGKRAIKVKALKASEVAKRFEEEREQERKIRKELAKRGEHEKKKSNELYRGEIQGKRDIKVKALEAAEAAKRLEEKREQERKNRKDKMKKEQMHKRLEEAQKQQKELEQKLHAKKEAKEQRCHALVEYELKRKATEEKAKKQRHIDKEKEAARCRRRIEEDANSDKFASKDAKNMEEFYQHNGTTIQAQKAYVRKESSMSTSCANGAHETEGQSMLGSNASNINVDIYELSPYEEGGSNGSDEDSNDDVTPAKLIPLWARKENLIPHIISQQYIDPDGIFIGAKTCNLNEVFELNVSNRTRDFERRSNSGEWLNDCFTLEEELLYKLQMGYIN